Proteins found in one Arthrobacter sp. U41 genomic segment:
- a CDS encoding thiolase family protein has product MREVVFVDGVRTPFGRAGEKGIYAGTRADDLVVRCIRELMRRNPSLPAGRIDEVAIAATTQTGDQGLTIGRTAALLAGLPRTVPGFAIDRMCAGAMTAVTTTASGIGFGAYDVVIAGGVEHMGNHPMGAGADPNPRFMSERIVDPAALNMGNTAENLHDRFPAITKDRTDAYAVASQDKLAAAYARDQIQPDLVPVATMKPGQGWTVNTVDEPPRPGTSVEDLAALKTPFRAHGRVTAGNAAGLNDGATAALLASADAAEELGLPVKMRLVSYAFAGVEPEVMGIGPVPATEKALRNAGLGIGDIGLFEINEAFAVQVLSFLDHFGIADDDPRVNRYGGAIAVGHPLASSGVRLMNQLARQFEEDPTVRFGMTTMCIGLGMGATVIWENPHHADYGLALDQTTTTETGAAA; this is encoded by the coding sequence ATCCGCGAGGTCGTCTTCGTCGACGGCGTCCGCACCCCCTTTGGCCGCGCCGGAGAGAAGGGCATCTACGCCGGAACGCGCGCCGATGACCTCGTCGTCAGATGCATCCGCGAACTGATGCGCCGCAACCCGTCCCTGCCCGCCGGGCGGATCGACGAAGTCGCCATAGCGGCGACCACGCAAACCGGCGACCAGGGCCTGACCATCGGGCGCACCGCCGCCCTGCTGGCCGGACTGCCGCGGACCGTGCCGGGCTTTGCGATCGACCGGATGTGCGCCGGCGCCATGACGGCCGTGACCACCACGGCAAGCGGCATCGGCTTCGGCGCCTACGACGTTGTGATCGCCGGCGGCGTGGAGCACATGGGCAACCACCCGATGGGCGCCGGCGCGGACCCCAACCCGCGCTTTATGTCCGAACGGATCGTGGACCCGGCAGCCCTGAACATGGGCAACACCGCCGAGAACCTGCACGACCGCTTCCCCGCCATCACCAAGGACCGCACGGACGCCTACGCCGTCGCCTCCCAGGACAAACTGGCGGCGGCCTATGCCAGGGACCAGATCCAGCCGGACCTGGTGCCCGTCGCCACGATGAAGCCGGGCCAGGGCTGGACCGTGAACACGGTCGATGAGCCGCCGCGCCCGGGCACCTCGGTGGAGGACCTCGCCGCGCTCAAGACCCCGTTCCGCGCCCACGGCCGGGTCACGGCCGGGAACGCCGCCGGGCTCAATGACGGCGCCACCGCCGCCCTGCTGGCTTCCGCCGACGCCGCCGAGGAACTTGGCCTGCCGGTCAAGATGCGCCTGGTCAGCTACGCCTTCGCCGGCGTCGAGCCCGAAGTGATGGGCATCGGCCCGGTTCCGGCCACCGAAAAAGCCCTCAGGAACGCCGGCCTGGGCATCGGGGACATCGGCCTGTTTGAAATCAATGAGGCTTTCGCCGTGCAGGTGCTTAGTTTCCTGGACCATTTCGGCATCGCCGACGACGACCCCCGGGTCAACCGCTACGGCGGGGCGATCGCCGTCGGGCACCCCCTCGCGTCCTCCGGCGTGCGGCTGATGAACCAGCTGGCCCGCCAGTTTGAGGAGGACCCGACGGTCCGCTTCGGCATGACGACGATGTGCATCGGCCTGGGCATGGGCGCCACCGTGATCTGGGAGAACCCGCACCACGCCGACTACGGCCTTGCCCTTGACCAGACCACCACCACCGAGACTGGAGCCGCAGCATGA
- a CDS encoding 3-hydroxyacyl-CoA dehydrogenase NAD-binding domain-containing protein — translation MSAADFRKLADFFPNETVTHSYVQDIELPAVDGRSPGTFALVTLDNGLDHSKPTTLGPNTLIELGTVLEGLKERAARGEIVGVGVTGKPHFLVAGADLSTVKSISGREHGLWMAQLGHDVYGTLANLGVPSFAFVNGLALGGGLEIALQSTYRTVSTGAGALALPEAFIGLIPGWGGVYILPRLIGPENAVKVMIENPLSNNRTLTGPQAFQLGMADAMFEPADFVEQSVAWAARVIAGAVVPERAHAVDPGAPEVAARWAAAVAAGRSFVEDKTSNASPAPAKVLEVMEANRTLTQVQSAELECETLADLMQTDEFRSTVYAFLDLVQRRSKRPAGAPDRKLARPVTRIGVVGAGLMASQLALLFARQLKVPVVMTDIDQARVDKGVGYVHAEVDKMLQKGRISPDAANRTRALVTGSVSKEAFSDADFVIEAVFEELNVKKQVFKEVEAVVSPECILATNTSSLSVTAMAEDLEHPERLVGFHFFNPVAVMPLLEIVRAPKTDDAVLATAFELAKGLKKSAVLVKDAPAFVVNRLLLRLMGEVTAAFDEGTPAEVADSALRPMGLPMTPFVLGAMVGLPVAQHVQESLHAAFPDRFTVSGNLQKLIDNGVKSIWAMQNGVPAKGPDGKPFIPAETLALMSFGSTPSTGEEVLRRTQDALAEEIGLMLEEGMVAGPEDIDLCMILGARWPMFLGGITPYLDRVGASERVNGRKFLAPGVASAPAA, via the coding sequence ATGAGCGCCGCTGATTTCCGCAAGCTTGCCGATTTCTTCCCGAACGAGACGGTCACCCACTCCTACGTCCAGGACATCGAGCTGCCGGCGGTTGACGGCAGGAGTCCGGGCACCTTTGCCCTGGTCACGCTGGATAACGGCCTGGACCACTCCAAGCCCACGACCCTGGGTCCAAACACCCTGATCGAGCTCGGCACCGTCCTGGAAGGGCTCAAGGAGCGCGCCGCCCGCGGCGAGATCGTGGGGGTGGGCGTCACCGGCAAGCCCCACTTCCTGGTCGCCGGCGCGGACCTGTCCACGGTCAAGTCCATCAGCGGCCGTGAACACGGCCTCTGGATGGCCCAGCTCGGCCACGACGTCTACGGCACCCTGGCAAACCTGGGCGTCCCCAGCTTCGCCTTCGTCAACGGCCTCGCCCTGGGCGGCGGGCTGGAGATCGCGCTGCAGTCCACCTACCGCACGGTATCCACCGGCGCCGGCGCGCTGGCCCTGCCCGAAGCGTTCATCGGCCTGATCCCGGGCTGGGGCGGGGTGTACATCCTGCCCCGGCTGATCGGCCCGGAAAACGCCGTCAAGGTGATGATCGAAAACCCGCTCAGCAACAACCGCACGCTCACCGGGCCGCAGGCGTTCCAGCTGGGCATGGCGGACGCCATGTTCGAACCGGCAGATTTCGTCGAGCAGTCCGTCGCCTGGGCAGCGCGGGTCATCGCGGGCGCCGTGGTTCCGGAACGCGCCCACGCCGTCGATCCCGGGGCCCCGGAGGTGGCGGCCCGCTGGGCGGCCGCCGTCGCCGCCGGCCGGTCCTTCGTGGAGGACAAAACCTCCAACGCCTCCCCGGCGCCCGCCAAGGTCCTCGAGGTAATGGAAGCCAACCGGACGCTGACGCAGGTCCAGTCGGCGGAGCTGGAATGCGAGACCCTCGCGGACCTGATGCAGACCGACGAGTTCCGCTCCACCGTCTACGCCTTCCTGGACCTCGTGCAGCGCCGGTCCAAGCGCCCCGCCGGAGCGCCGGACCGCAAGCTGGCCCGGCCCGTGACCAGGATCGGCGTCGTGGGGGCCGGCCTGATGGCCAGCCAGCTCGCCCTGCTTTTCGCCCGCCAGCTCAAGGTGCCGGTGGTGATGACTGACATCGACCAGGCCCGCGTGGACAAGGGCGTGGGCTACGTGCACGCCGAGGTCGACAAGATGCTGCAGAAGGGCCGGATCAGCCCCGATGCCGCCAACCGCACCCGGGCGCTGGTCACCGGATCGGTGTCCAAGGAAGCCTTTTCCGACGCCGACTTCGTCATCGAGGCGGTGTTCGAGGAGCTCAACGTCAAAAAGCAGGTCTTCAAGGAAGTCGAGGCCGTCGTTTCACCCGAGTGCATCCTCGCCACGAACACCTCCTCGCTGTCCGTCACCGCCATGGCCGAAGACCTGGAGCACCCGGAGCGCCTGGTCGGTTTCCACTTCTTCAACCCCGTCGCCGTGATGCCGCTGCTGGAGATTGTGCGCGCCCCGAAGACCGACGACGCCGTGCTGGCCACCGCGTTCGAGCTCGCCAAGGGACTCAAGAAGTCCGCTGTGCTGGTCAAGGACGCCCCCGCGTTCGTGGTCAACCGCCTCCTGCTGCGCCTGATGGGCGAAGTGACCGCGGCGTTCGATGAGGGCACCCCCGCGGAGGTGGCAGACAGCGCGTTGCGGCCGATGGGCCTGCCGATGACGCCGTTTGTCCTGGGCGCCATGGTGGGGCTGCCGGTCGCGCAGCACGTCCAGGAATCCCTGCACGCGGCGTTCCCCGACCGCTTCACCGTCTCGGGGAACCTGCAGAAGCTGATCGATAACGGGGTGAAATCGATCTGGGCGATGCAGAACGGGGTGCCGGCCAAGGGACCGGACGGCAAGCCTTTCATCCCCGCCGAAACGCTCGCGCTGATGTCCTTCGGCAGTACACCCTCCACCGGCGAGGAGGTGCTGCGCCGCACGCAGGACGCCCTGGCCGAGGAAATCGGGCTCATGCTGGAGGAAGGCATGGTGGCAGGACCGGAGGACATCGACCTCTGCATGATCCTCGGAGCGCGCTGGCCGATGTTCCTCGGCGGCATCACCCCGTACCTTGACCGGGTGGGCGCCTCCGAGCGGGTCAACGGCAGGAAGTTCCTGGCGCCCGGCGTGGCGTCCGCTCCGGCCGCCTGA